From one Idiomarina sp. X4 genomic stretch:
- a CDS encoding Yip1 family protein: MILNHIWGLYAHPVQEWKTIDSKRESFMYSCSHTLLVAILPCLAAFYASAKIGWSVGAREAIYLAENSAVMLAVAMYVGIIAATFALAYLIYWMAKTFGADPSYTKSLELAAYAATPVIMSGIAALYPELWFVALVFLGGVAYSVYLLYSGLPVIMHIPEERGFLYASSVVTAGLIAMVVLMVTTAILWTNGFGPEFVSG; encoded by the coding sequence ATGATACTGAATCACATTTGGGGTTTGTACGCACACCCGGTACAAGAATGGAAAACCATCGACAGCAAGCGTGAGAGCTTTATGTATTCCTGTTCTCACACATTACTGGTCGCTATTCTGCCATGCCTTGCCGCATTTTATGCATCGGCGAAAATCGGTTGGAGCGTCGGTGCACGCGAGGCCATCTACCTTGCAGAAAATAGTGCGGTTATGCTCGCTGTAGCAATGTACGTTGGTATTATCGCTGCGACGTTCGCACTGGCCTATCTTATTTACTGGATGGCAAAAACGTTTGGGGCGGATCCAAGCTACACCAAGTCACTGGAGCTTGCGGCTTATGCAGCAACACCGGTTATCATGTCGGGTATTGCAGCATTGTACCCTGAGCTTTGGTTTGTGGCGTTAGTTTTCCTAGGCGGGGTTGCCTACTCGGTTTACCTGCTGTATTCAGGTCTGCCGGTTATTATGCACATTCCTGAAGAGCGTGGCTTTTTGTACGCGAGTTCAGTTGTGACTGCCGGATTAATTGCTATGGTGGTACTGATGGTAACAACCGCTATCTTGTGGACAAACGGCTTTGGCCCAGAGTTTGTATCCGGATAA